The genomic interval TGGTCACACTAGCCATGTCCGTAGGGGTTATTATAAAAAGACTggtaatattgaaaaaaaaaagactctgGGCACATAGGTACACGAACTTTAACAGTTAAAATAtgactaaaatataaaaagattatacaaaagtaatgtTATACGTCACAATCTCATACCACTATTTaagatatgacacatttatcactactagatgataaagaatcatccaataaatgatcatccaatattaataaatgtgtcacatattatataataagatgaaagtaTAATGATAAtgtgatgtataaaattttgcATTGTGCAATATGCTATGAAGTAAAGTCTTATTTTgatgagcggtgctactctgccaCTCAGAGTGTACCGCTAgttcaaaatttcctttttatttttcttcaattttgttattcaattttttttttttttgtcatttttaaacatttttaaaaaatataaaaaaaatactaatatactaatagtcacttccttaattattaaataaaaaaataaaataaaatatatgaaatgtcAAAATGAAAAGGTATATAGAGAGagcaaagtagcatttttctattttgattgaGTTTGAGTTATAACTACGTTGGGAATTGTTGCCATTCAACTGAAAATGTGATTACTTGCTAAGGGCCTAGTAGAAGGTCGGACGATTCGTTGTCCTTGGGTGGGCTTGGACCAGCTGGGTTACCAAATACATTGAACCCTCTATATATCAATATGACCCATCAGCAGCTCTGAATTAATAGATTTCCCCTACAAGAAATACATATGCTTGGGCCTTTGATGTAGTGGGTCCATTGGAGTACCGATCGAAGGGTTGTTCACGTGCGAGGCATCCCCGGCCTAATATTACATTGATACAAGTAAATGCTTAAATTAATCACCATAGATAGctaagttttgtttttgcagtgatgcagattatatatttatttatttcgaaCGAcctaattaattgaaaaagaatttaattGGCGCGCACTCACTACCTTCGAAATCTCATATATATGCCATATACTACTAGTTGAACCCAAGTGGGAGGCAGAGGAAATTTAAAGGGACAACAGATTTAAGTTGGTATGCTCTAAAGAGTCAAAGACAACATTCGATCACAACATGCATGCAAATCGAGACTTATAAGTTACATATGTTAGCTTAATTAAGCTAAAGCAATATGCAATCTGCTGATGTAATAGAGCGCTGCTCGTCAGTTTATTAAATCGAGTACTCCTCCTTGGCCACCATCTACGCAAGAGCTAGCTTCTACTGCTGCTGGTGGTGGTGCCACTGCTACAGCCATGAGACGATGACGCTGCCTTTGCAGAAGTACTATTCCCAAGGCACAAGGCTTCTGCTAATGGTCCTCCAGGTGTCGAAGTACTCATCCATGAAAATGAGTTCATCCACTGGGATTTCAAGTCTCCTTCCTTTTCTCGTTCTGAACCCAGAGTTCCAAAAGCCATGTGGGCATTTTTTATTGCATTCCTAGTTTCATCTCCCCCATAAACCGGTAGTAGTGTATGGGATGAAAGCTGTAGCTTCTCGTTTGAAGAAGAGCATTTGTTAATTTCATGGCCAATATTATCTCTCTCTGTTGTGCACCACGCATTATTGAAATGGCTCTTCTCCTGTGTGTGGCCGAGGTTAAGAGCCTCTTCCAAAGAGGCCAACTTGGGGCTAAAGGATAAGCTACAATATTGGTCATTTAGCCGCTCCTGATTTTGCAGTCCTTGACTATAAGCAACAGATGTATCACAGATGGTGGTGTCGTCTTTGTTTAATCCCACTTTGGTCTGCATCATTTGCTGCCAATGGTACAGTTTGTTCGAGCCAGCCACGGAGACCATTTCTCCATTCATGATCCCCTCCAGGCTCCTTCACGGGTCAACAAACAAAACGCATTTATTTACAAAAGACAAAAGCCAACGACCCATGTCACATAATTCACAGATGATATTGGATAAgaacaataataacaaaaaataataataataataataataataatataatgaatatAAGAATATTAAACAAATAATGGTTAGATCCAATTAGATcagaggagaaagagagagcattTATGAAACCCTAACCTACCTACCAGGGTTGTTCACATGATGTAGCAGTGACCATCGTTCTAGGAGAAGATGGATACTTGTGAACATCTGTCCGATTCAGAAAATGAGGCTTTTGATAAAGCTTGGAAGCGTCCTTGTTCTTGTCGTTGTCTTTATTCAACTGAGCTTGTAATTCCACAGGCTTTCTTGAACGCGGACGGCTTTTGTGACAGTGTCGTTCGCAGTACTTTTGATCAGGCGTTACGTCTCTGGAGCACCGCCATTTCTTCCCATCGGTTCTTCTGCACCTCCATGGCTCTGGATCCAAGTTGTTTGAGCAACCCATTTCCAGAGAGCCACCATTTACTACTGGACagaaggaaacaagaaaaagaaaaccccaTTGCAATAAAATTGCATTTCATAGTATTAATATAGGTATTATAGGTGCAAATTCACTAAGATTTTACAtattgaaacaaattaaaaaaagtactatGGAAGTCAAAGCAAAGATTATGAGATAATTGTTACTATTGGAGTGGGAGTAAGCAAGATTTGAGGGACTTCTGATAATGGGTACGAGGAGCGGTGGAGGAACAGGGACAGAGGCCATCATCATGTACTTGTAAGGCATTGTTTTTCTCTCAAGATCTTGCCACTGAGCTGCTGTATAAGGATCTCTCACATTCTCAGCTGCTCCCATTAATCCTCCACCTGCAACCCAACCACAAAAAGACCATTGCTTTACATCTTAACCGTCAAATTTCCTATCCCTTACTGTTGAAGGAATATGGAGACCATAAAATTTGTAAGTGATGAATGAGAACCTGAACGGgtattgaaagaaagaaaaggactTTACCTGAAGAACTGAAGCTAAAAGTATTGTTGGAGTGATTCGTAGACTTTGGCACCACTGCACCACGAGCACCAGAACCAACATCCGCAACGACAGCAGCATCGTATGTATCGCTTATAAAAGCAGCCTGGTTATAACTTGTGTTACAGAACATTGGACCACCACCACCTTCTCCACTAAAACCAGCAATATTGCTGAGCAGAGCATCATGACAAGGCTCATGATCATGGTGCGTCCCCATCACCATCTTCTTCTTACCAGGAAATGTATGAGCAGTTTGCGTACCACTCCAACCCAACCCAACATCATACCCAGTTGCTGTTGCTTCTTCTAATGAACCCTCTAGGCCATTTCTTGTCCCGGCCATAAGATCAAAAACCCAACTTTCCCATAAACCTTCCGCCACGAGCCCGAGATGGAAAAGAATAACctaaaaactctcaaaatatCACTCTCTACGGCTTTTATAACCCACAAGCATGTGCAAACTGAAACTGCAACGGTTCAAGTTTTTGAATCTCTGCATCTAATCCCATCTTATATATATCTGCTTGGAACTTTTATAAGCTAATAAACTAAACATAATTGCATAGGTTTAGAAAATGTTTATGTTCCCAACGCAACAGCTTCTggataagtaatatatattatatagtggtTGGATCTTGTTTGTTATGGTATGACGGTGCCACCATGACTTTCCCCTCTGCATCCCAAGCTTCCAACATTCGCACCTCTCATggaaaaagaagacaaaagCAATAAAGCCGTACGCCCAGCGGAGGAGGGAATTAACGATTTCTTCACGTCAAGTCTAACGGTGACAACAATCCGGATGTACAAAACTCGTCAATATTGGTACTTTATCAGAGAAGTGAAACCTCATTGGCTGTCACCTTGTAAAACTGACGGATCGTATAATTGACTGACGGTCTAGGTCCCCAACGCCGTTTGCTGCACTGAGTACCAGATTGCGTATTTGCCGGCCCACTTGGGTTTCGTGTAAGGGCGTGACCGTGTGGGGACCAAAAACCATTAATAAGATGCTCccattttgaagtttttttttttctttttattcattttgggtatttttattttttaataatatttttttgttattaaaagctttttaatgattttttgagattttttttaaccGAATTGCAGACTTTCCATTAACCACGTGGCATATTATGTcactcaaaaaattaattaataatattaaatcagatattaatttttataatatctttatgattagaatattttttatttacaaactagctagtgaagattatatatatatatatatatatttataataagttttaaatatgatttgaaatGCTTAAATTGAATTGTTATGCTTTTTATATCTTTATTAATATCGAAATACTTCATTACTAATTCAAGCAATCAATTCTTAACTCATtttgaaaatctcattttgaaaatcccattttgatttctcAAGCCttctaaaatgtttttttttttgtttttgtttttttcccgaTTGTAATCGCCAAAACTAGATTTGGACCCACTATTTACCTAATTGATCTCATTACACTTTCTATAATTAGCTTTCTTTTAAAAATCGTCTTACCAATTTTTACTATATGTCAAGATTAATTACACTTTTCATTCACCCGAGATGACAAAATTTTCATGAAGTACATCATTGCAAAATTACAAGTGCACCCTTAATTGAGATGCAATgtattaatcaaaattaaaatgacaTAATCTTAACAGGATATAAACATTAACTTTTGATAATT from Juglans regia cultivar Chandler chromosome 2, Walnut 2.0, whole genome shotgun sequence carries:
- the LOC108989955 gene encoding growth-regulating factor 8-like isoform X2, which codes for MAGTRNGLEGSLEEATATGYDVGLGWSGTQTAHTFPGKKKMVMGTHHDHEPCHDALLSNIAGFSGEGGGGPMFCNTSYNQAAFISDTYDAAVVADVGSGARGAVVPKSTNHSNNTFSFSSSGGGLMGAAENVRDPYTAAQWQDLERKTMPYKYMMMASVPVPPPLLVPIIRSPSNLAYSHSNINGGSLEMGCSNNLDPEPWRCRRTDGKKWRCSRDVTPDQKYCERHCHKSRPRSRKPVELQAQLNKDNDKNKDASKLYQKPHFLNRTDVHKYPSSPRTMVTATSCEQPWSLEGIMNGEMVSVAGSNKLYHWQQMMQTKVGLNKDDTTICDTSVAYSQGLQNQERLNDQYCSLSFSPKLASLEEALNLGHTQEKSHFNNAWCTTERDNIGHEINKCSSSNEKLQLSSHTLLPVYGGDETRNAIKNAHMAFGTLGSEREKEGDLKSQWMNSFSWMSTSTPGGPLAEALCLGNSTSAKAASSSHGCSSGTTTSSSRS
- the LOC108989955 gene encoding growth-regulating factor 8-like isoform X1, which translates into the protein MAGTRNGLEGSLEEATATGYDVGLGWSGTQTAHTFPGKKKMVMGTHHDHEPCHDALLSNIAGFSGEGGGGPMFCNTSYNQAAFISDTYDAAVVADVGSGARGAVVPKSTNHSNNTFSFSSSGGGLMGAAENVRDPYTAAQWQDLERKTMPYKYMMMASVPVPPPLLVPIIRSPSNLAYSHSNIVNGGSLEMGCSNNLDPEPWRCRRTDGKKWRCSRDVTPDQKYCERHCHKSRPRSRKPVELQAQLNKDNDKNKDASKLYQKPHFLNRTDVHKYPSSPRTMVTATSCEQPWSLEGIMNGEMVSVAGSNKLYHWQQMMQTKVGLNKDDTTICDTSVAYSQGLQNQERLNDQYCSLSFSPKLASLEEALNLGHTQEKSHFNNAWCTTERDNIGHEINKCSSSNEKLQLSSHTLLPVYGGDETRNAIKNAHMAFGTLGSEREKEGDLKSQWMNSFSWMSTSTPGGPLAEALCLGNSTSAKAASSSHGCSSGTTTSSSRS